One Pseudodesulfovibrio cashew DNA window includes the following coding sequences:
- a CDS encoding MltA domain-containing protein, producing MRAGWLQVGLLAAVCLVMLAACVKEPGVFRGEAETPPEGAQTDRVVGVCSPDAPKGATLPPVREPAVLPVCDLFFPLSGTNGGKPIDIDIKSQGLTSWTALASPVQRSLEYALNMPQDRPALARPGMSLTWAQVVRSLEEFLDLLPHLDEHPELLSNRFVWYGMHKKPLMTGYYTPEIEASLTRQPGYEYPIYGVPSDLRYGTVRGRRGFYRVEKGRVLPYYERADMDVRRVLDGRGLEIAWARNPVDVFYMQVEGAGRLRLPDGTSRNVLYGAKNGRPFRSLGLILHAKGLLPRGKLSKEHVKGYFAKHPEKMFQLMAENRSYVFFRLEDTPPEGTIGKPLTPMVSLATDRKLLPLGSLLAFRAEIPQAQNGRAVGKRTVAGIGLAQDTGSAIRGPRLDYYIGEGNEVEPVASSIMTEATVYLLISKEALING from the coding sequence GTGCGCGCCGGATGGCTCCAGGTGGGGCTTCTGGCAGCGGTATGTCTCGTGATGTTGGCCGCCTGCGTCAAGGAGCCCGGGGTCTTTCGCGGCGAGGCGGAGACGCCGCCCGAAGGTGCGCAGACCGACCGGGTGGTCGGCGTGTGCAGTCCCGACGCGCCCAAAGGGGCGACCCTGCCGCCGGTCCGCGAACCTGCGGTACTCCCGGTTTGCGATCTTTTTTTTCCGCTTTCGGGCACAAACGGCGGCAAGCCCATCGACATCGACATCAAGAGTCAGGGGCTGACCTCCTGGACCGCCTTGGCGAGCCCGGTGCAGCGGAGCCTGGAGTACGCCCTGAACATGCCTCAGGACCGGCCAGCCCTGGCCCGGCCCGGCATGTCCCTGACCTGGGCGCAGGTGGTGCGCAGCCTGGAGGAGTTTCTCGATCTGCTGCCGCATCTCGACGAGCATCCCGAGCTGCTGTCCAACCGATTCGTCTGGTATGGCATGCACAAGAAGCCGCTCATGACCGGCTATTACACGCCTGAGATCGAGGCCAGCCTGACCCGGCAGCCCGGATATGAATACCCTATCTACGGTGTCCCCTCGGACCTCCGTTACGGCACGGTTCGTGGCAGGCGCGGGTTTTACCGCGTGGAAAAGGGGCGGGTGCTGCCGTATTACGAGCGGGCGGACATGGATGTGCGTCGCGTCCTCGACGGACGCGGGCTCGAGATAGCCTGGGCCAGGAATCCCGTGGACGTGTTCTATATGCAAGTGGAGGGCGCGGGGCGGCTGCGGCTACCGGACGGCACCTCCCGCAATGTCCTATACGGGGCCAAGAACGGGCGTCCTTTCCGCAGCCTGGGGCTGATCCTGCATGCCAAGGGACTGCTGCCCAGGGGCAAGCTTTCCAAGGAGCACGTCAAGGGATATTTCGCCAAGCATCCCGAAAAGATGTTTCAGCTTATGGCCGAGAATAGATCCTATGTTTTCTTCCGGTTGGAGGATACGCCGCCGGAGGGGACCATCGGAAAGCCGTTGACGCCGATGGTTTCGCTGGCTACAGACCGGAAGCTCCTGCCGCTTGGCAGCCTGCTGGCGTTTCGCGCCGAGATTCCTCAGGCCCAGAACGGCCGGGCCGTGGGTAAGCGGACCGTGGCCGGCATCGGCCTGGCCCAGGATACCGGCTCCGCCATCCGCGGACCGAGGCTCGATTACTACATTGGCGAGGGCAACGAGGTGGAGCCCGTGGCCAGCAGCATCATGACCGAAGCCACCGTCTATCTTCTCATCAGCAAGGAAGCACTCATCAATGGCTGA
- the gatB gene encoding Asp-tRNA(Asn)/Glu-tRNA(Gln) amidotransferase subunit GatB, whose amino-acid sequence MSRYETVIGLEVHAQLKTESKIFCSCSTKFGVDPNENVCAVCSGMPGVLPVLNEKVAEFAAKMGLATNCEVNLKSVFARKNYFYPDLPKGYQISQFELPICEHGHVDIEVEGEKKRIGLTRIHMEEDAGKNIHSAADNASFVDLNRTGVPLIEIVSEPDMRSAEEAVAYLKELRSILLYLGICDGNMEEGSFRCDANVSVRPYGQEEFGTRAELKNLNSFKHIQKAIEYEVERQIDLVEDGEKVVQETRLYNVEKGTTHSMRGKEEAHDYRYFPDPDLVPLVLEEDWVARWQSELPELPTDKRERFIDEYKLADYDAALLTGELAVADYYEEAVEAYGGEAKKVTNWVVGELLPFCNDTGTEACDCKLSPEKMAALLKLVDDGTISVKIGKDAFRDLCESGDDPAEYVKAKGLVQMSDTGELEAMVDKVLADNPGEVEAYKGGKTKLMGFFMGQVMRLSKGQANPGIVTQLIQKKLS is encoded by the coding sequence ATGTCCCGCTACGAAACCGTTATCGGTCTTGAGGTGCACGCGCAGCTCAAGACGGAGTCCAAGATTTTCTGCTCCTGTTCCACCAAGTTCGGGGTGGACCCCAACGAGAACGTGTGCGCCGTGTGCTCCGGCATGCCCGGTGTATTGCCCGTGCTCAACGAGAAGGTGGCCGAGTTCGCCGCCAAGATGGGACTGGCCACCAACTGCGAGGTCAATCTCAAGTCCGTGTTCGCGCGCAAGAACTATTTCTATCCCGATCTGCCCAAGGGATACCAGATTTCCCAGTTCGAGCTGCCCATCTGCGAGCACGGTCACGTGGACATCGAGGTGGAGGGCGAGAAGAAGCGTATCGGCCTGACCCGTATCCACATGGAAGAGGACGCGGGCAAGAACATCCACTCCGCTGCCGACAACGCCAGTTTCGTGGACCTCAACCGCACCGGCGTGCCCCTCATCGAGATCGTCTCGGAGCCGGACATGCGCTCCGCCGAGGAGGCCGTTGCCTACCTCAAGGAGCTCCGGTCCATCCTGCTTTACCTGGGCATCTGCGACGGCAACATGGAGGAGGGCAGCTTCCGCTGCGACGCCAACGTTTCTGTCCGTCCCTACGGGCAGGAAGAGTTCGGCACACGCGCCGAGTTGAAGAACCTCAACTCCTTCAAGCACATCCAAAAGGCCATCGAGTACGAGGTGGAGCGCCAGATCGATCTGGTGGAGGACGGCGAGAAGGTGGTGCAGGAGACAAGGCTCTATAACGTGGAAAAGGGCACTACTCACTCCATGCGCGGCAAGGAAGAGGCCCACGACTACCGCTATTTCCCGGACCCGGATCTGGTCCCGCTGGTGCTTGAAGAGGACTGGGTGGCCCGCTGGCAGTCCGAACTGCCCGAACTGCCCACGGATAAGCGCGAGCGGTTCATTGACGAGTACAAGCTGGCCGATTACGACGCGGCCCTGCTGACCGGCGAGCTGGCTGTTGCCGACTATTACGAGGAGGCCGTGGAGGCCTACGGCGGCGAGGCCAAGAAGGTTACCAACTGGGTGGTGGGCGAATTGTTGCCGTTCTGCAATGACACCGGAACCGAGGCATGCGACTGCAAGCTCTCCCCGGAGAAGATGGCCGCGTTGCTCAAACTGGTGGACGACGGCACCATCTCCGTGAAGATCGGCAAGGACGCCTTCCGCGACCTGTGCGAGTCCGGCGATGACCCTGCGGAATACGTCAAGGCCAAGGGGTTGGTCCAGATGTCCGACACCGGAGAGCTGGAAGCCATGGTCGACAAGGTGCTGGCCGACAATCCCGGCGAGGTGGAAGCCTACAAGGGCGGCAAGACCAAGCTCATGGGTTTCTTCATGGGCCAGGTCATGCGTCTCTCCAAGGGCCAGGCCAACCCCGGCATCGTCACCCAGCTCATTCAAAAGAAACTTTCGTAG
- a CDS encoding methyl-accepting chemotaxis protein produces MGFKSVNSAITLLIAAVILVTAALGVWWVGNSTYKVLEDEEKSSMGNVVNQAMAALDEYMAQTGDMTRMLASQQAVANALNGGDPLEADWLFKDLLDSTDRYWAAFAFDKNGRVVAGYNAKGTHMAGADRSDRGYVKAILSGESDLFLSRDILISKSGGGIMIFAAAHVIYDHNGDIIGGVGLFPKWENFTSRFIDPCRVAGGTGYAYMLDAKGRFIAHGVDRSLFLKDYSSEDFVQTALESKDGSTYYEWQGRRKFMVFRTQPKTGWVVVMSAFEDDMVRAAYTQRNYLAMGAVGVALLLIAIMVLFVRRLVIGPVQRILEYSSGIAKGDLDTELNGSFHFEFKTLSEQIQAMVGELKTKLGFSEGVLEGMVLPCGLIGADFNMMWLNQELLDILEREKEPDAYVGMTAGEFYYHDAERETLSHHAIREKRRLSEEVIIGMPSGVDKNILVTVTPFYDMDGELLGSLSILIDMTEIRTQQKLIEEQNQRISEAATEAEEISHYLSSAAEELSAQIEQAQAGADTQKNRASETATAMEQMNATVLEVARNAGLSASEVDQAREHARRGEDIVRQVIEAVGEVQAEADNLKSSMQALGKHAADIGKILEVITDIADQTNLLALNAAIEAARAGDAGRGFAVVADEVRKLAEKTMNATSEVGNAITQIQAMTQENVQATDSAVEAVARSTTLAGDSGDALREIVAGVEAASDRVRAIAAAAEEQSATSEQINRATDEINHVAIESSRIMEETTGAIQELASLASRLNGVIESMAGS; encoded by the coding sequence ATGGGATTCAAAAGTGTTAATTCCGCGATTACGCTTCTTATCGCGGCCGTGATACTGGTCACTGCCGCCCTGGGAGTGTGGTGGGTTGGCAACAGTACTTACAAGGTGCTGGAAGACGAGGAAAAGTCGTCCATGGGCAATGTTGTCAATCAGGCCATGGCCGCCCTGGACGAGTACATGGCGCAGACCGGGGACATGACCCGGATGCTCGCCTCGCAGCAGGCAGTGGCAAACGCCTTGAATGGAGGCGATCCGCTGGAGGCGGATTGGCTGTTCAAGGATCTGTTGGACAGTACGGATCGCTACTGGGCGGCTTTCGCCTTTGACAAGAATGGCCGGGTGGTTGCGGGCTACAATGCCAAGGGTACGCACATGGCGGGCGCCGACCGCTCGGATCGCGGGTATGTTAAAGCCATTCTTTCCGGGGAGAGTGATTTGTTCCTTTCCAGGGATATTCTGATCTCCAAGAGTGGTGGCGGCATCATGATTTTCGCCGCCGCGCACGTCATCTACGATCATAATGGCGACATCATCGGCGGTGTGGGCCTTTTCCCCAAGTGGGAGAATTTCACCTCGCGTTTCATCGACCCCTGCCGGGTCGCGGGCGGCACCGGGTACGCCTACATGCTGGATGCCAAGGGACGCTTCATCGCGCATGGCGTGGACAGAAGCCTGTTCCTCAAGGATTACTCTTCTGAAGATTTTGTGCAAACCGCGTTGGAGAGCAAGGACGGCAGCACCTATTACGAATGGCAGGGCCGGAGGAAGTTCATGGTATTCAGGACCCAGCCGAAAACCGGTTGGGTTGTGGTCATGAGCGCCTTTGAGGACGATATGGTCCGCGCCGCATATACGCAGCGCAATTATCTCGCCATGGGCGCGGTGGGCGTCGCTCTTCTGCTCATTGCGATCATGGTCCTTTTTGTCCGCAGGCTTGTGATTGGGCCGGTGCAGCGCATCCTCGAGTATTCCTCGGGTATCGCCAAGGGTGATCTCGACACCGAACTGAACGGGTCCTTCCATTTCGAATTCAAGACATTGTCGGAGCAGATTCAGGCCATGGTCGGCGAGCTCAAGACCAAGCTCGGCTTTTCCGAGGGAGTTTTGGAAGGGATGGTCCTGCCCTGCGGGCTCATCGGTGCGGATTTCAACATGATGTGGCTCAATCAGGAACTGCTCGACATTCTGGAGAGGGAAAAGGAACCGGATGCCTATGTCGGCATGACGGCGGGCGAGTTTTATTATCACGATGCCGAGAGGGAGACATTGTCTCACCACGCCATTCGCGAGAAGCGCCGTCTCAGCGAAGAAGTGATAATCGGCATGCCTTCGGGCGTGGACAAGAATATCCTGGTAACAGTGACGCCGTTTTACGACATGGACGGTGAATTGCTGGGATCGCTTTCCATCCTGATCGACATGACCGAAATACGGACCCAACAGAAGCTCATCGAGGAGCAGAACCAGCGTATTTCCGAAGCCGCCACCGAGGCGGAGGAAATCTCTCACTATCTGTCCAGTGCGGCGGAAGAGCTGTCTGCGCAGATTGAACAGGCCCAGGCCGGAGCTGACACCCAAAAGAACCGGGCGTCGGAGACCGCGACCGCCATGGAACAGATGAACGCCACTGTGCTTGAAGTGGCCCGGAACGCCGGTCTGTCCGCTTCCGAGGTGGACCAGGCCAGGGAGCACGCTCGTCGGGGCGAGGATATCGTCAGGCAGGTCATCGAAGCCGTGGGCGAAGTGCAGGCCGAGGCCGACAACCTCAAGTCCTCCATGCAGGCCCTGGGCAAGCACGCCGCCGATATCGGCAAGATCCTCGAGGTGATAACCGACATTGCCGACCAGACCAACCTGCTGGCGCTCAATGCCGCCATCGAGGCGGCCCGGGCGGGCGACGCAGGCCGAGGCTTTGCCGTGGTCGCCGACGAGGTCCGCAAGCTGGCGGAAAAGACCATGAACGCCACCAGCGAGGTGGGCAACGCCATTACCCAGATTCAGGCCATGACCCAGGAAAACGTGCAGGCCACCGACTCTGCGGTGGAGGCCGTCGCCCGGAGCACCACGTTGGCCGGAGATTCCGGCGATGCCTTGCGGGAGATTGTCGCAGGCGTGGAGGCCGCTTCCGACAGGGTGCGGGCCATCGCGGCCGCAGCCGAGGAACAGTCCGCCACCAGCGAGCAGATCAATCGGGCCACTGACGAGATCAACCATGTAGCCATTGAATCCTCCCGAATTATGGAAGAGACCACCGGAGCCATCCAGGAACTGGCCTCCCTGGCCTCCAGACTCAACGGTGTAATCGAGAGCATGGCGGGCAGCTAG
- a CDS encoding ARMT1-like domain-containing protein, translating to MGFDRDFESAQDVRYGKDVALDALLLHFMTENHLEYSIDPDKNGSMEQLRFMLALENGDFYAPCSDRMFRMLLSEGLPDELLAEYLAQWKAFIRLTRNFCSERKLASRFIQLARHKFRMVLASPIVIPSRLMKRLVTIFMTQSGIDDPYRQIRRALNRRAARIVDSETFDRMVNSCLEGVETCTRMDELRHHLDMLEVERLMRLSTLTDNWSPESFDESALEQADIDGEIRSSGDMFKPLCDALSRDGDAPKRILYIPNRAGGLMFDLEVVKALLRQGHRVVVALKEGFFFEWPVYWDRDHDPVVAERFNGAYFVSEDRLTKNELLAIMAKHQFVVISDGTRERFNPYRFSVTFARAWKECDLIIAKGKSMHNRLIDASHDFTRDIASFYRDPEGTFHMDFRPKPESEHKFSERYITQKAEEIIREMRWARENGKTVMFYSGIIGSVPGRTKEAIEIISTYVDHLRGQLDDAYIINPGEHFEEGMDADDLMFMWEQVQRSGYINVWRFQTYFDIEKSFELMGRKVPPVWVGKDATYSTGCTKEMHIALDVQKAYPELQIIGPNPEKFFRRREYGVGKFCDVAIDSCGI from the coding sequence ATGGGGTTTGACCGTGATTTTGAATCGGCCCAGGACGTACGCTACGGCAAGGACGTGGCCCTGGACGCGCTGCTCCTGCATTTCATGACCGAGAACCACCTGGAGTACTCCATCGATCCGGACAAGAACGGCTCCATGGAGCAGCTTCGGTTCATGTTGGCACTGGAAAACGGCGATTTTTACGCGCCGTGCTCGGACCGGATGTTCCGAATGCTCCTGTCCGAAGGGTTGCCCGACGAGCTCTTGGCCGAGTATCTCGCCCAATGGAAGGCCTTCATTCGTCTGACACGAAATTTCTGCTCCGAGCGGAAGCTGGCCAGCCGGTTCATCCAGTTGGCCCGGCACAAGTTCCGTATGGTGCTCGCTTCGCCCATCGTCATCCCGTCGCGGCTGATGAAGCGGCTGGTGACCATCTTCATGACCCAGTCGGGCATCGACGACCCATACCGCCAGATACGGCGCGCTTTGAATCGGCGGGCGGCGCGTATCGTGGACAGCGAGACCTTCGACCGCATGGTCAACTCCTGCCTGGAGGGTGTGGAGACATGCACGCGCATGGACGAACTGCGCCACCACCTGGACATGCTGGAGGTGGAGCGGCTCATGCGTCTCTCCACGTTGACGGACAACTGGTCGCCGGAGTCCTTTGACGAGTCGGCGCTGGAGCAGGCAGACATCGACGGCGAAATCCGCAGCAGCGGCGACATGTTCAAGCCGCTGTGCGATGCCCTCAGCCGTGATGGTGACGCGCCCAAGCGCATTCTCTACATTCCCAACCGGGCCGGCGGACTCATGTTCGATCTTGAAGTGGTCAAGGCGCTGCTCCGGCAGGGCCACCGGGTGGTGGTCGCGCTGAAGGAAGGCTTCTTCTTCGAGTGGCCCGTATACTGGGACCGTGATCACGATCCAGTTGTGGCCGAGCGGTTCAACGGAGCGTATTTCGTCAGCGAGGACCGGCTCACCAAGAACGAGTTGTTGGCGATCATGGCCAAGCACCAGTTCGTGGTTATTTCCGACGGCACCAGGGAGCGCTTCAACCCGTACCGGTTCTCAGTGACCTTTGCCCGGGCCTGGAAGGAGTGCGACCTGATCATCGCCAAGGGCAAGTCCATGCACAACCGGCTCATCGACGCGAGCCACGATTTCACCCGGGATATAGCCAGCTTCTACCGTGACCCGGAGGGGACGTTCCACATGGATTTCCGTCCCAAACCGGAATCCGAGCACAAGTTCAGCGAACGGTACATCACCCAGAAGGCGGAGGAGATCATCCGGGAGATGCGCTGGGCTCGGGAGAATGGCAAGACGGTCATGTTCTATTCCGGCATCATCGGCAGCGTGCCGGGCAGGACCAAGGAAGCCATCGAGATCATCTCCACCTACGTGGATCATTTGCGAGGGCAGCTGGACGACGCGTACATCATCAATCCCGGCGAGCACTTCGAGGAGGGGATGGACGCGGACGACCTCATGTTCATGTGGGAACAGGTACAGCGAAGCGGGTATATCAACGTCTGGCGTTTTCAGACGTATTTCGATATTGAAAAGAGCTTCGAGTTGATGGGCCGGAAGGTGCCCCCCGTCTGGGTGGGCAAGGACGCCACGTACTCCACGGGCTGTACCAAGGAGATGCATATCGCGCTGGACGTCCAGAAGGCCTATCCCGAATTGCAGATCATCGGACCCAACCCGGAAAAGTTTTTCCGGAGGAGGGAGTACGGTGTGGGCAAATTCTGTGATGTGGCCATTGATTCGTGTGGAATCTGA
- the flgM gene encoding flagellar biosynthesis anti-sigma factor FlgM produces the protein MVIKNIVGDQNPYANKKVETKTPAERQELAKQDTVKTSGENADKVVLSSEARLRGTALQTAKDAPDVRREKVERLKQQVQDGTYKPDVKKAAANLIRDDLDLLV, from the coding sequence ATGGTCATCAAGAATATTGTAGGGGACCAGAACCCTTACGCAAACAAGAAGGTCGAGACCAAGACTCCGGCTGAAAGGCAGGAGTTGGCGAAGCAGGACACCGTTAAGACGTCAGGCGAAAACGCCGACAAGGTCGTCCTGTCCTCCGAAGCCAGACTGAGGGGCACCGCCCTTCAGACGGCCAAGGATGCGCCTGACGTCCGCCGGGAAAAGGTAGAACGTCTCAAGCAGCAGGTGCAGGACGGCACCTACAAGCCCGACGTAAAAAAGGCCGCCGCGAATCTCATCCGCGACGACCTCGATCTTCTTGTGTAA
- the mtnA gene encoding S-methyl-5-thioribose-1-phosphate isomerase: MTEHIQFSDEKDALILLDQRYLPNREDWFECKTTDDICYALVVMVVRGAPAIGVTAAYGCYLAGREVQGMDGDWKANLEKKLDQIHDARPTAVNLRWAVREMRRVWKEAGDVSLEELLATWLKRAKEIHAADIEMCELIGKFGGELMDDGDTIMTHCNAGALATAGYGTALGVVRGAIDQGKKVSVIANETRPFLQGARLTAYELHKDGIPVKVACDNACALLMKRGLVDKVVVGADRIAANGDAVNKIGTFGVAVLADRFNIPFYVAAPQYTIDPETPTGDDVPIEDRDPREVTHIGDHRIPPEGVEVYNLAFDPTPNELIAGIITEKGVLYPPYKEAIKKLFEEYPEG, from the coding sequence ATGACCGAACATATTCAGTTTTCCGACGAGAAAGACGCTTTGATCCTGCTTGACCAGCGGTACCTGCCCAACCGGGAGGACTGGTTCGAGTGCAAGACTACCGACGACATCTGCTACGCCCTGGTGGTGATGGTGGTGCGCGGCGCTCCGGCCATCGGCGTGACCGCTGCCTACGGCTGCTACCTGGCGGGCCGCGAGGTTCAGGGCATGGACGGTGACTGGAAGGCCAATCTTGAGAAGAAGCTCGACCAGATTCACGACGCCAGACCCACGGCGGTCAACCTGCGCTGGGCCGTGCGCGAGATGCGCCGCGTGTGGAAAGAGGCGGGCGATGTCTCCCTGGAGGAACTGCTGGCCACCTGGCTGAAGCGGGCCAAGGAGATTCATGCGGCGGACATCGAGATGTGCGAGCTGATCGGCAAGTTCGGCGGCGAGCTGATGGACGACGGCGACACGATCATGACCCATTGCAACGCCGGGGCTCTGGCCACCGCCGGGTACGGTACGGCGTTGGGCGTGGTGCGCGGTGCCATCGACCAGGGCAAAAAGGTGTCGGTCATCGCCAACGAGACCCGTCCGTTTTTGCAGGGTGCGCGTTTGACCGCGTACGAATTGCACAAGGACGGTATCCCGGTGAAAGTCGCCTGCGACAACGCGTGCGCACTGCTCATGAAGCGCGGCCTGGTGGACAAGGTGGTCGTCGGCGCTGACCGCATCGCAGCCAATGGTGACGCGGTCAACAAGATCGGCACGTTCGGTGTGGCCGTGCTGGCGGACCGTTTCAACATTCCGTTTTATGTGGCTGCCCCCCAGTATACCATCGACCCCGAGACTCCCACCGGTGATGACGTCCCCATTGAGGATCGTGATCCCCGGGAAGTGACGCACATCGGTGACCACCGCATTCCGCCCGAGGGAGTGGAGGTATACAACCTGGCCTTCGACCCGACGCCCAACGAACTGATTGCGGGCATCATCACCGAGAAGGGTGTTCTGTATCCGCCATACAAGGAAGCTATCAAGAAACTCTTTGAAGAGTACCCGGAAGGATAG
- the der gene encoding ribosome biogenesis GTPase Der has product MLPIVALVGRPNVGKSTLFNRLLRKSRSITHDMPGVTRDRIYGECRMGDVRFDLVDTGGMCLESEATPELSKDFEDEIFEQAREAIEEAHAIIFVVDGKEGLTPLDEQAAEYVRRSGKPVLMLVNKVDGDEFAAEMTAEFHSLGLELLPVSAAHGYNLPDVRDRVRRFVVDLDMPADEDDGVERGLKLTMLGRPNAGKSSIINAIIGKDRLIVSDVAGTTRDSIDVTFEKKNKRYTFVDTAGVRRRANIQDHLEKISVIRALKNSKRSDVTILTIDITLGVGRQDKRLIEFLAREKVPFIVVVNKADLVPRNETNQALEAFRRELRIVPHVPIVMTSAHKGVGIGKLLPMAEAMRQECEIRIGTGLLNRSLQAVLERQQPPVVKRRRPKFFYVTQADEDIPTFVFFCNDHTLVKQSYARYLENQFRKMLGIKTAPVNVVFRSSHDKKEWEKSRGISGIGKRGPGRERIGGAKTRRHETKYKALKSKRRKEAEAKEKKGK; this is encoded by the coding sequence ATGCTGCCTATCGTCGCCCTGGTGGGACGCCCCAATGTGGGCAAGTCCACTCTTTTCAATCGGCTGCTGCGCAAGTCGCGGTCGATCACCCACGATATGCCCGGGGTGACGCGCGACCGCATCTACGGCGAGTGCCGGATGGGCGACGTTCGCTTCGACCTTGTCGACACCGGCGGCATGTGTCTGGAGTCCGAGGCCACGCCCGAGTTGTCCAAGGATTTCGAGGACGAGATCTTCGAGCAGGCGCGTGAGGCCATCGAGGAAGCCCACGCCATCATCTTTGTGGTGGACGGCAAGGAGGGGCTCACCCCGCTGGACGAGCAGGCCGCCGAGTATGTGCGCCGCTCGGGCAAGCCGGTGCTGATGCTGGTCAACAAGGTGGACGGCGACGAGTTCGCCGCCGAGATGACCGCCGAGTTCCATTCGCTGGGGCTGGAGCTGCTGCCCGTTTCCGCGGCACACGGCTATAATCTCCCGGACGTGCGTGATCGTGTGCGCCGTTTCGTGGTGGATCTGGACATGCCGGCGGACGAGGATGACGGCGTGGAGCGCGGACTCAAGCTGACCATGCTGGGCCGTCCCAATGCGGGCAAGTCCTCGATCATCAACGCCATCATCGGCAAGGACCGGCTTATCGTCTCGGACGTGGCCGGAACCACTCGCGACTCCATCGACGTCACCTTCGAGAAGAAGAATAAGCGGTATACCTTCGTTGACACCGCCGGGGTGCGCAGGCGGGCCAATATTCAGGATCACCTGGAGAAGATCAGCGTCATCCGGGCGTTGAAGAACTCCAAGCGGTCCGACGTGACCATTCTGACCATTGACATTACTCTGGGCGTGGGGCGGCAGGATAAGCGGCTCATCGAATTTCTGGCCCGGGAGAAGGTGCCTTTCATCGTGGTGGTCAACAAGGCGGACCTGGTGCCTCGCAATGAGACCAACCAGGCGCTGGAGGCCTTTCGGCGCGAACTGCGCATCGTGCCCCACGTGCCCATTGTCATGACCAGCGCGCACAAAGGGGTGGGTATCGGCAAACTGCTGCCCATGGCCGAGGCCATGCGTCAGGAGTGCGAAATTCGTATCGGTACGGGTTTGCTGAACCGATCCCTCCAGGCCGTGCTGGAGCGTCAGCAACCCCCGGTGGTCAAGCGACGCAGGCCCAAGTTTTTCTATGTTACCCAGGCAGACGAGGACATTCCTACTTTCGTCTTTTTCTGCAACGATCATACCTTGGTCAAACAGTCCTATGCCCGCTATCTGGAGAATCAGTTCCGCAAGATGCTCGGTATCAAGACCGCGCCGGTGAATGTGGTCTTCCGTTCCAGCCACGACAAGAAGGAATGGGAAAAGAGCCGGGGCATCTCCGGTATCGGCAAGCGCGGCCCGGGCAGGGAACGTATCGGCGGAGCCAAGACGCGCCGTCATGAGACCAAGTACAAGGCCCTTAAGAGCAAACGCAGGAAAGAGGCCGAGGCCAAGGAAAAAAAGGGCAAATAA
- a CDS encoding DVU0524 family FlgM-associated protein, which translates to MNTQSARIRNMLRTYGKQLTSAKRLARFKQAMDASPPPDDAAKRAKRRQMVERIAHEVIENLIVNTEHSPVVAAILNQMEAEFGQRFIFEYPLDGGDVQILRDTQQGPQELTGDARNKVMRRLWEITLSKVDDTML; encoded by the coding sequence GTGAATACTCAATCGGCCAGAATACGCAACATGCTGCGCACCTATGGGAAGCAGCTGACCAGCGCGAAACGGCTGGCCCGTTTCAAGCAGGCAATGGATGCGTCGCCGCCGCCGGATGATGCCGCAAAGCGGGCCAAGCGGAGGCAAATGGTTGAGCGCATTGCGCATGAGGTCATTGAAAACCTGATCGTCAACACGGAGCATTCGCCCGTGGTGGCCGCCATCCTGAATCAAATGGAGGCGGAGTTCGGCCAGCGGTTCATTTTCGAATATCCGCTGGACGGAGGAGACGTTCAGATATTACGGGATACGCAGCAAGGTCCGCAGGAACTGACGGGCGACGCCCGCAACAAGGTCATGAGGCGGCTGTGGGAAATAACATTGTCAAAGGTTGACGACACAATGCTTTGA
- a CDS encoding DUF4254 domain-containing protein yields the protein MADMTIETIKETIQDAITHQTRSVMDWHFGEPVYDDEGAPADDLSGVRGFRELAGRQHWANFQLWHVEDRARRKDVDAKVIADCKYAIDGLNQQRNDLIERVDECLISMLAPLLPADAPERYNTETVGAALDRLSIQALKIYHMKEQCNRKDVDEAHRDRCNTKVLTLQRQHEDLERAVLELIDEYAAGTKKPKVYFQFKMYNDPALNPELYGNKK from the coding sequence ATGGCTGACATGACAATAGAGACCATCAAGGAAACCATTCAGGACGCCATCACGCATCAGACCCGCTCTGTAATGGACTGGCACTTCGGCGAACCCGTCTATGACGACGAGGGTGCACCTGCGGATGACCTGAGCGGCGTGAGGGGGTTCCGCGAGCTTGCGGGACGCCAGCATTGGGCCAATTTTCAGCTCTGGCACGTGGAAGACCGCGCCCGCCGCAAGGATGTGGACGCCAAGGTCATCGCGGATTGCAAGTATGCCATCGACGGGCTCAACCAGCAGCGTAACGACCTCATCGAACGCGTGGACGAGTGTCTGATCAGCATGCTCGCGCCGCTGCTTCCCGCAGACGCGCCGGAGCGGTACAACACCGAGACCGTGGGGGCCGCGTTGGACAGGCTGTCCATCCAGGCGCTCAAGATTTATCACATGAAAGAGCAGTGCAACCGGAAGGACGTGGACGAGGCGCACCGGGACCGCTGCAACACCAAGGTTCTGACTCTGCAACGCCAGCACGAGGACCTGGAACGCGCGGTCCTCGAACTCATCGACGAATACGCCGCCGGGACCAAAAAGCCCAAGGTGTACTTCCAGTTCAAGATGTACAATGATCCGGCTCTGAACCCGGAATTGTACGGCAACAAGAAATAG